The Metabacillus sediminilitoris genome window below encodes:
- a CDS encoding YugN-like family protein, which produces MIDIPSQLDGKSYELYELEQTLKPIGYSIGGNWEYDHGSFDYKMDSDAGYHFLRIPFKAIDGQLDSHNTTVQIGTPYLLAHKYQIGLDDHARNGNFSASFNQFQEPQDKDASISDEYIDKGKALVKELEEKLI; this is translated from the coding sequence ATGATTGACATTCCTTCACAGTTAGACGGAAAATCGTATGAGTTATATGAACTTGAGCAAACATTAAAACCGATTGGCTACTCAATCGGTGGTAATTGGGAATATGATCATGGCTCTTTTGATTATAAAATGGATTCAGATGCTGGCTATCATTTTTTAAGAATTCCTTTTAAGGCAATTGATGGACAACTTGATTCTCACAATACAACGGTTCAAATAGGTACACCATATCTTTTGGCACATAAATATCAAATAGGATTAGATGACCATGCAAGAAATGGGAATTTTAGTGCCTCATTTAATCAATTCCAGGAGCCGCAGGATAAAGATGCTTCCATAAGTGACGAATATATTGACAAAGGAAAAGCACTTGTCAAAGAACTTGAGGAAAAACTTATTTGA
- a CDS encoding glucose-6-phosphate isomerase, giving the protein MTHVRFDYSNALTFFNEHEITYLRDFVKAAHQSIHEQTGAGSDFLGWVDLPTNYDKEEFARIQKSAEKIKSDSDVLLVIGIGGSYLGARAAIEMLNHSFYNSLAKEQRKTPQVIFVGNNISSTYMKDVQDLLEGKDFSINVISKSGTTTEPALAFRLFRKLLIEKYGAQEAKHRIYATTDKARGALKTLATEEGYESFIIPDDVGGRYSVLTAVGLLPIAVTGVDIEAMMKGAAAASVDFGKAELDENAAYQYAAVRNVLYNKGKTIEMLINYEPGLQYFSEWWKQLFGESEGKDQKGIYPSSANFSTDLHSLGQYVQEGRRDIFETVINVENSRHELLVEEEANDLDGLNYLAGKSVDFVNKKAFQGTMLAHTDGGVPNLVVSIPEMDEYTFGYLVYFFEKACAMSGYLLGVNPFDQPGVEAYKVNMFALLGKPGFEEKKAELEKRLEK; this is encoded by the coding sequence ATGACACATGTACGTTTTGATTACTCAAATGCTTTAACTTTTTTTAACGAACATGAAATTACATACTTACGTGACTTTGTGAAAGCTGCACATCAATCTATACATGAGCAAACAGGTGCTGGCAGTGATTTTTTAGGTTGGGTCGATCTTCCAACAAACTATGATAAAGAAGAGTTTGCCCGTATACAAAAGAGCGCTGAAAAAATCAAATCTGATTCAGATGTTCTTCTTGTAATTGGAATTGGTGGTTCATACTTAGGAGCACGTGCAGCAATTGAAATGCTTAATCATTCTTTTTATAACTCATTAGCGAAAGAGCAAAGAAAGACACCACAAGTCATTTTTGTTGGAAACAATATTAGTTCTACATATATGAAAGATGTTCAAGATTTACTAGAAGGAAAAGACTTTTCTATTAACGTTATTTCTAAATCAGGAACAACAACTGAGCCTGCTTTAGCTTTCCGTCTTTTCAGAAAGCTTTTAATTGAAAAGTATGGAGCACAAGAAGCAAAGCATCGTATTTATGCGACAACTGATAAAGCTCGCGGAGCATTAAAAACTCTTGCAACAGAAGAGGGCTACGAGTCATTTATTATTCCAGATGATGTTGGCGGCCGTTATTCAGTATTAACAGCAGTTGGATTATTACCGATTGCAGTGACAGGTGTTGATATTGAAGCAATGATGAAAGGTGCTGCTGCTGCAAGCGTTGACTTTGGTAAAGCTGAATTAGATGAAAACGCAGCATACCAATATGCTGCGGTACGTAATGTTTTATACAACAAAGGTAAAACAATTGAAATGCTAATCAACTATGAGCCAGGACTTCAATATTTCTCTGAATGGTGGAAACAATTATTCGGTGAAAGTGAAGGGAAGGACCAAAAAGGAATCTATCCATCATCAGCAAACTTCTCAACTGATTTGCACTCATTAGGACAATATGTACAGGAAGGACGCCGTGACATTTTCGAAACCGTTATTAATGTAGAAAATTCTCGTCACGAGTTACTTGTTGAAGAAGAGGCAAATGATTTAGATGGATTAAATTATTTAGCAGGTAAATCAGTTGATTTTGTAAATAAAAAAGCATTCCAAGGGACAATGTTAGCTCATACCGATGGCGGAGTGCCTAACTTAGTTGTATCAATTCCTGAAATGGATGAATATACATTTGGCTATTTAGTGTATTTCTTCGAAAAGGCATGTGCAATGAGCGGTTATTTACTAGGTGTAAATCCATTTGACCAACCAGGTGTTGAAGCATACAAAGTAAATATGTTTGCTTTACTTGGTAAACCAGGATTTGAAGAGAAAAAAGCTGAGCTTGAAAAACGCTTAGAAAAATAA
- a CDS encoding iron-containing alcohol dehydrogenase: MENFTYYNPTQLIFGKGQVEQLETEIPKYGKKVLLVYGGGSIKQNGLYDQVVNLFKKINVEYVELSGVEPNPRLSTVHRGVEICKTENIEFILAVGGGSVIDCTKAISVGAKYNGDAWDIVTKKYIPTEALPFGTVLTIAATGSEMNAGSVITNWETKEKYGWGSPVTYPKFSILDPSNTFTVPENQTIYGMVDIMSHVFEHYFHHTKNTPLQDRFCESLLKTVIETAPKLLENLENYELRETILYCGTIALNGQLSMGYHGDWATHNIEHAVSAVYDIPHGGGLAIIFPHWMKHTLDENVSRFVQLAVNVFQVDPSGKDDRTIALEGIEKLREFWNSIGAPSRLQDYNIGNENIELMADKAMVYGEFGNFKALNKEDVTAILTASL; encoded by the coding sequence TTGGAAAACTTTACATACTATAACCCGACACAATTAATCTTTGGGAAAGGACAGGTCGAGCAATTAGAGACTGAGATCCCGAAATACGGAAAAAAAGTATTGCTTGTTTATGGCGGAGGAAGTATTAAACAAAATGGTCTCTATGATCAAGTTGTTAACCTATTTAAAAAAATCAATGTTGAATATGTTGAATTATCAGGAGTTGAACCAAATCCGAGATTATCAACAGTACATCGTGGTGTGGAAATATGCAAGACAGAAAATATCGAGTTTATTTTAGCAGTCGGCGGCGGCAGTGTCATTGATTGTACAAAAGCGATTTCTGTAGGTGCAAAATATAATGGGGATGCTTGGGATATTGTTACAAAAAAGTATATTCCGACTGAAGCTCTGCCGTTCGGGACTGTGTTAACAATAGCAGCAACAGGTTCTGAGATGAATGCAGGCTCTGTTATTACAAATTGGGAAACGAAAGAAAAATATGGATGGGGCAGTCCAGTTACATATCCGAAATTTTCAATTTTAGATCCGTCCAACACCTTTACTGTACCCGAAAACCAAACTATCTATGGAATGGTTGATATCATGTCACATGTTTTTGAACATTATTTTCATCATACGAAAAATACACCATTACAAGATCGTTTTTGTGAATCACTTTTAAAAACAGTGATTGAAACTGCACCTAAGTTATTAGAGAATCTTGAAAACTATGAGCTCCGTGAAACGATTCTTTATTGTGGAACAATTGCCTTAAATGGCCAATTATCAATGGGCTATCATGGAGACTGGGCTACACATAATATTGAACACGCCGTATCAGCTGTATACGACATTCCACATGGCGGCGGATTAGCGATCATTTTCCCACATTGGATGAAGCATACATTAGATGAAAATGTATCTAGATTTGTACAATTAGCTGTAAATGTCTTTCAAGTGGATCCTAGTGGCAAAGATGACAGAACCATTGCATTAGAGGGAATTGAAAAACTACGTGAATTCTGGAATAGCATCGGTGCGCCAAGTCGATTACAAGACTACAACATTGGGAATGAAAATATCGAGTTAATGGCAGATAAAGCGATGGTATACGGTGAATTTGGAAACTTTAAAGCACTTAATAAAGAGGATGTAACAGCAATATTAACGGCTTCCTTATAA
- a CDS encoding DUF378 domain-containing protein, whose product MSGIQRIALLLTIIGAINWGLIGFFGFNLVAAIFGDDTALSRIIYGLVGIAGLINLGLLFKPSEEVAREPRPEAR is encoded by the coding sequence ATGAGTGGAATTCAACGTATTGCACTGCTACTTACCATCATTGGTGCTATCAACTGGGGACTTATTGGATTTTTCGGATTCAATTTAGTAGCTGCCATTTTTGGTGACGATACAGCATTATCAAGAATTATATACGGGTTAGTGGGAATAGCAGGTTTAATTAACCTAGGTTTACTATTTAAGCCTTCAGAAGAAGTTGCTAGAGAACCACGTCCAGAAGCGCGATAA
- the yugI gene encoding S1 domain-containing post-transcriptional regulator GSP13 yields MTTKYEVGSVHTGKVTGIQAYGAFVALDEETQGLVHISEITHGFVKDVNEHLKLNDEVQVKVLSIDENSGKISLSIRATQEAPVEEKKEAVQRKPKKRQATVKTETETPQGFNTLKDKLEEWIEQSKREEIKK; encoded by the coding sequence ATGACAACAAAATACGAAGTTGGTAGTGTTCATACAGGTAAAGTAACAGGGATTCAAGCTTACGGTGCGTTCGTAGCTCTTGACGAAGAAACACAAGGATTAGTTCACATTTCTGAAATTACTCATGGTTTTGTTAAAGATGTAAACGAACATTTAAAACTTAATGATGAAGTACAAGTTAAAGTTCTTTCAATTGACGAAAACTCAGGAAAAATCAGTTTATCAATTCGTGCAACTCAAGAAGCACCTGTTGAAGAAAAGAAAGAAGCAGTACAAAGAAAACCTAAAAAACGTCAAGCAACAGTTAAAACTGAAACAGAAACTCCACAAGGTTTTAATACATTAAAAGATAAACTTGAAGAGTGGATCGAACAATCAAAACGCGAAGAAATTAAAAAATAA